A genomic stretch from Caloranaerobacter ferrireducens includes:
- a CDS encoding OPT family oligopeptide transporter: MSEVKRGLSDAAYNPKAGEEYVPFIPANKVMPEFTATAIIIGILMAIVFGAANAYLGLRVGMTISASIPAAVISMGIIRGIMKKESILENNMVQTIGSAGESLAAGAIFTLPALFIWSQELGMDAPSLFRIIVVSLIGGILGVLLMVPLRKALIVNEHGKLPYPEGTACAEVLVAGEVGGAKAKTVFMGLGVGALYKFIADGIKLFPSEIEWEITGYKGAAIGGDVLPALLGVGFIIGPRISAYMLGGAVLGWLAIIPLISHLGEFITTPIYPAPVPIKELGYWGIWNFYIRYVGAGAVAFGGIISLIKSLPLIARTFKEALGGFKAGFENEGSLRTDQDMSMTLVVVGVVVLVLIMMFTDIVPVGITGAILIAIFGFFFATVSSRLVGLVGSSSNPVSGMTIATLLITSIIFKAIGFDGPAGMIGALSVGAVICIVAAIAGDTSQDLKTGFLVGATPKKQQYGELIGVIASGLVIGFVLLLLNNAWGFGSAELPAPQATLMRLVIEGVMQGNLPWALVFTGVGIGIVIELMGIPVLPVAVGLYLPIHLSTPIMVGGLLRGILEKRKEAESVIKEKIESGVLYSSGLIAGEGLLGILLAIFAVIPVGAKKLGDVIAFGNGVLGKYGALIVFILLVLTLMKYSFWKKVEE, encoded by the coding sequence ATGTCAGAAGTAAAAAGAGGTTTGTCTGACGCTGCTTATAATCCAAAGGCAGGAGAAGAGTATGTTCCATTTATACCTGCCAACAAAGTGATGCCTGAATTTACAGCTACAGCAATCATCATAGGTATTCTTATGGCTATTGTGTTTGGTGCAGCAAATGCTTACCTAGGATTAAGAGTAGGTATGACTATTAGTGCATCAATACCAGCAGCAGTTATTTCAATGGGTATCATAAGAGGTATAATGAAAAAAGAATCAATACTTGAAAACAACATGGTTCAAACTATAGGATCAGCCGGTGAATCACTTGCAGCAGGTGCTATATTTACATTACCAGCACTTTTCATTTGGTCTCAAGAATTAGGAATGGATGCTCCAAGTTTATTTAGAATAATAGTTGTATCACTTATAGGTGGTATACTAGGTGTATTATTAATGGTTCCTTTAAGAAAAGCGCTTATTGTTAACGAGCATGGTAAACTTCCATATCCTGAAGGAACTGCTTGTGCTGAGGTTCTTGTAGCAGGGGAAGTTGGAGGAGCTAAAGCAAAAACTGTATTTATGGGATTAGGAGTAGGTGCACTTTATAAGTTTATAGCTGACGGAATTAAGTTGTTCCCAAGCGAAATTGAATGGGAAATAACAGGATATAAAGGTGCAGCAATAGGTGGAGACGTACTACCTGCACTATTAGGTGTTGGTTTCATTATAGGACCTAGAATTTCTGCTTATATGCTAGGTGGTGCTGTTCTAGGTTGGTTAGCTATAATACCTTTGATCTCACATCTTGGCGAATTTATAACAACACCTATATATCCAGCACCTGTGCCAATTAAAGAATTAGGATATTGGGGAATTTGGAATTTCTATATCCGTTATGTAGGTGCAGGAGCTGTTGCATTTGGTGGTATTATTAGCTTGATTAAATCTTTACCACTTATAGCTAGAACATTTAAAGAAGCTCTTGGTGGATTTAAAGCAGGCTTTGAAAATGAAGGCAGCTTAAGAACTGATCAAGATATGTCTATGACATTAGTTGTTGTAGGAGTAGTTGTATTAGTACTTATAATGATGTTTACAGATATTGTTCCAGTAGGCATTACAGGAGCTATATTAATAGCAATATTTGGTTTCTTCTTTGCAACAGTTTCATCAAGATTAGTAGGTTTGGTTGGAAGTTCATCAAACCCAGTATCAGGTATGACAATTGCTACATTATTAATTACATCTATCATATTCAAAGCTATAGGTTTTGATGGACCTGCAGGAATGATAGGTGCACTTTCTGTTGGTGCTGTAATTTGTATAGTTGCAGCAATAGCAGGTGACACATCTCAGGACTTAAAAACTGGTTTCTTAGTAGGTGCAACTCCTAAGAAGCAACAGTATGGTGAGCTTATTGGTGTTATCGCTTCAGGTTTAGTAATAGGTTTTGTATTGTTATTATTAAATAATGCTTGGGGATTCGGTTCAGCTGAATTACCAGCTCCACAAGCTACATTGATGAGATTAGTTATTGAAGGTGTTATGCAAGGTAACTTACCATGGGCACTTGTATTTACAGGTGTAGGTATTGGTATAGTTATAGAATTAATGGGTATTCCAGTATTACCAGTTGCAGTTGGTTTGTACTTACCTATCCACTTAAGTACACCAATTATGGTTGGTGGTTTATTAAGAGGAATATTAGAAAAGAGAAAAGAAGCAGAATCAGTTATTAAAGAAAAGATTGAAAGTGGTGTACTATATTCATCAGGATTAATTGCGGGAGAAGGTTTATTAGGTATTTTATTAGCTATATTTGCTGTAATACCAGTAGGTGCTAAGAAACTTGGAGATGTAATTGCATTTGGTAATGGTGTATTGGGCA